The genomic interval CCCGGCGTCTGGACGGACGCGTTCGAGGACGAGGTCGAGGGGCTGATTCGGGAGGCCGTTGACCTCGAAGCGCGGTACGCGCGGGAGGCGTGCCCGGACGACGTGCTCGGGATGTCGAGCGAGCAGTTCGTGGAGTACGTCGAGTACATCGCGGACAGGCGGCTCCGCCAGCTCCGCATGGAGCCCGTGTTCGGCACGGAGAACCCGTTCCCGTGGATGGCAGAACAAGCGGACTTGAACAAGGAGAAGAACTTCTTCGAGTCCACGGTGACGGAGTACCAGTCCGGCGGTCAGTTGGACTGGGACTGAATCGCCTCCCGGCGCTCGCGGCGTTCGCGGAGCGCGTCGGCGCGCAGTTCGGCTTCCTCGTCCGTCGGCGTCGCCACGTCCGGGACGCTCGCGGGGTTCTCGTCGTCGTCGAGCGCGACGAACGTGAAAAAGGAACTCGTCGTGTCCCGTTTCTCGCGTTCGCTGGGGCGCTCCGCGCTCACGTCCACCTTCACGTCGAGGCTGGACGCGCCGGTGTCGAAGACGTAGCCGCGAACCGTCACGATGTCGCCGAGGTCGATGGGCGCGAGGAAGTCCACGTGGTCCATGGAGGCGGTGACGACCTGCCGGCGGGCGAACCGCCGGCCCGTAATCGCGCCGCAGATGTCCATCCAGTGGAGGACTGCGCCGCCGAGCGCGCGCCCGAGGTTGTTCGTCTGGTTCGGCATGAGAATCTCGCTGCGTTCGGTGTAGGAGTCGAAGAGCGGAACCGAGTCCATACGCGTTCGGGGACGCCCACCCCAGTAAAACAACTAGGTTTGAATTAGTGTAAGTAGGTTTTATTATTGGTGAGCGTGTAGCGAACACCGGCGGCGACCTCCTCCCCGTTCGCCGCCACCGACGCGGCCACTGTCCCCTCCGCACCCCGGCCGCGTCCCCTTCTCAGAGCCGGCGCGCGAGCGTCTCCGCCGTCGCCTCGCCGACGCCCTCGACGCCGCGGAGTTCCTCTTCGGACGCCCCGCGCACGCCCTCGACGCTCCCGAACCGCCGGAGGAGGCGCTTGCGGAGTTCCGGGCCGATGCCCTCGACGTCGTCCAGCGCGGTCGAAACGTCGTCGCGGAGGCTCTGGTGGTACTGGACGGCGAAGCGGTGGGCCTCGTCCCGGACGCGCTGGAGGACGTGCAACTGAGGGGCGTCGCCCGGCCAGTCGTACGAGCGGTCGGGCGCGACCACGACCTCCTCCTGCTTCGCCAGCGCTACTATCGGAACCTCCCAGCCGGTCTCGTCGAGCGCGTCGAGCGCGGCGTCGAGTTGCCCGCGGCCGCCGTCGATGAGGACGAGGTCGGGGTCGGGGCGGTCGTCCTCGCCGGCGAGCGCGCGTTCGGCGCGCCAGCGGACGAGCCGCCGCATGTTCGCGTAGTCGTCGTTCTCCTCGGTGAGCTTCTTCCGCCGGTAATCGGATTTCTCGGGGCGGCCCTCGACGAACGTCACGTCGCTCCCGACGACGGATTTGCCCTGCGCGTGGCTCACGTCGAACCCCTCGATGCGCGTCGGGCGGGAGATGCCGAGGGCGTCCGCGAGCGCGCCGAGTTCGTCCCGGCCGCCGGCGCGCCGGTGGGCGTTCTTCAGCGCGAGGTCTACCAGGGTCGCTTCGCGGCCCGCGCCGGGCACGCGCACGTCCACGCCCTCCGCGTCCAGCCACGCGTCCAGGTCGGGGTCGTCGGGGTCTTCCGGGAGGAGGAGGGCGTCCGGGAGGTCGCGCTCGGCGTAGTACTGCGGGACGAACGCGGCGAGCACGGCCGCGACGCGGTCTTCGCCCTCGGGGGCGTCCACGCGGTGCTGGTCGCGCTCCACGAGCTGGCCGTCCTCCGCGTGCAACCGCGCGACGGTCGCGCTGTCCCCCTCGATGACGGCACCGAGCACGTCCACGTGGCGCTCGTGGCCGTGGCCGGCGACGGC from Salarchaeum japonicum carries:
- a CDS encoding acyl-CoA thioesterase; the protein is MDSVPLFDSYTERSEILMPNQTNNLGRALGGAVLHWMDICGAITGRRFARRQVVTASMDHVDFLAPIDLGDIVTVRGYVFDTGASSLDVKVDVSAERPSEREKRDTTSSFFTFVALDDDENPASVPDVATPTDEEAELRADALRERRERREAIQSQSN
- a CDS encoding excinuclease ABC subunit C, translating into MDASQVRERARDLPADPGVYQFLTEDGVVLYVGKAVDLRSRVRSYADPRSDRIARMVERASALDFAVTDTETQALLLEANLIKRHQPRYNVRLKDDKSYPLVQFTDHDYPRIEITRDPDEGATAYGPYTDKSRVETVVKAVREQYGVRGCSDHKFSNRDRPCLDHDIGLCTAPCTGEISREDYVSDADAVKRFFEGETGILADPIERAMTEAADREEFERAANLRDRLDAVRAFHGGGGEAVAGHGHERHVDVLGAVIEGDSATVARLHAEDGQLVERDQHRVDAPEGEDRVAAVLAAFVPQYYAERDLPDALLLPEDPDDPDLDAWLDAEGVDVRVPGAGREATLVDLALKNAHRRAGGRDELGALADALGISRPTRIEGFDVSHAQGKSVVGSDVTFVEGRPEKSDYRRKKLTEENDDYANMRRLVRWRAERALAGEDDRPDPDLVLIDGGRGQLDAALDALDETGWEVPIVALAKQEEVVVAPDRSYDWPGDAPQLHVLQRVRDEAHRFAVQYHQSLRDDVSTALDDVEGIGPELRKRLLRRFGSVEGVRGASEEELRGVEGVGEATAETLARRL